The following are encoded in a window of Nocardioides houyundeii genomic DNA:
- a CDS encoding GNAT family N-acetyltransferase, which produces MSDLRPAGRIQRADLALAAMRAGHGEVKSMRTEPRCRGRGVARQLLEHLLRRCPASRAVRRSGPTGRTRTASS; this is translated from the coding sequence ATGAGCGACCTGCGCCCTGCGGGGAGGATCCAGCGCGCCGACTTAGCGCTGGCTGCGATGCGGGCGGGGCATGGGGAAGTGAAGAGCATGCGCACCGAGCCGCGCTGCCGCGGGCGTGGAGTCGCCCGTCAACTGCTGGAGCACCTGCTGCGCCGATGCCCGGCTTCCAGAGCTGTCCGCCGTTCGGGTCCTACCGGGAGGACCCGAACAGCGTCTTCATGA
- a CDS encoding SDR family NAD(P)-dependent oxidoreductase: MTVTLITGANKGIGFETARQLIELGHTVYVGARDVERGEKAAAELGAGFVQLDVTDDASVAAALARIEDGEGRLDVLVNNAGVLGDGTVDGPTALQMFDTNAVGVVRVTEAALPLLRRSRHAVVVTISSSMGSFWAVTNPERPEFGIPAALYAASKAAATMLTLQYSKAEPGIRFNAVEPGFTDTDMTAAMDGGRPVQESARVVVRLATVGPGGPTGTLQDEAGELAW, encoded by the coding sequence ATGACAGTCACCCTCATCACCGGCGCCAACAAGGGCATCGGCTTCGAGACCGCCCGCCAGCTGATCGAGCTGGGTCACACCGTGTACGTCGGGGCTCGCGACGTCGAGCGCGGGGAGAAGGCCGCCGCCGAGCTTGGCGCCGGCTTCGTCCAGCTGGACGTGACCGACGACGCCTCGGTCGCCGCCGCACTGGCGAGGATCGAGGACGGCGAGGGTCGCCTCGACGTGCTGGTCAACAACGCCGGAGTCCTCGGCGACGGGACCGTGGACGGTCCGACCGCGCTGCAGATGTTCGACACCAACGCCGTCGGCGTCGTCCGGGTCACCGAGGCGGCGCTGCCGCTGCTGCGCAGGTCCCGGCACGCGGTCGTCGTCACGATCTCCAGCAGCATGGGCTCGTTCTGGGCGGTGACCAACCCGGAGCGGCCCGAGTTCGGGATTCCCGCCGCGCTGTACGCCGCCTCCAAGGCGGCCGCGACGATGCTCACCCTGCAGTACTCCAAGGCCGAGCCCGGGATCCGGTTCAACGCGGTGGAACCGGGCTTCACCGACACCGACATGACCGCCGCGATGGACGGCGGCCGTCCGGTCCAGGAGAGCGCGCGGGTCGTCGTACGTCTGGCGACGGTCGGACCCGGCGGACCCACCGGCACCCTGCAGGACGAGGCCGGCGAGCTGGCCTGGTAG